Below is a genomic region from Alkalinema sp. FACHB-956.
AGCCCCCCTTAAAAAAGGGGGAACCGGAAAAGATGTATTCAAAGTCCCCCTTTTGTAGCTCTGCTTCCCGCAGGGTAGGGGGATTTAGGGGGATCGAACACGCGCGATCGACTTTTTGACCAATACTGCACGGAGAAGTTGAGGAATTTTGGGCATCCTGAATTTAGCTGGTTTGCGGTGATCTAGGGTATGTCCAAATTGAGTACAACTGATTTCCATTTGCCCTATAACCCGGAGCTTGTATTTCCTGCTAAGGAAATGCGGAAGAACCCAACTCCGGCTGAAAAGAAGCTGTGGCAAGAGTTTCTACGAGATTCGGAATTTCGTTTTTTACGACAACTCCCGATCGATCACTTTATTGTCGATTTCTATTGTGCCAAGTTGGGTTTAGTCATTGAGGTAGATGGGAGTGGTCATTTTACAGAGCAAGGAAAAGCCCACGACCAGGAAAGAACACAGATTTTAGAAGGATATGGATTAACAGTCGTGAGATTTACGAATGAAGAAGTTTTGAATGATTTCGAGAACGTACGCCAAACCATCACTAAAATCCTATCAAAGTCCCCCTTTTGTAGCTCTGCTTCCCGAAGGGTAGGGGGATTTAGGGGGATCGAACACGCGCGATTGACGTTATGACCAATATTAACAAGTCCCCCTTTTGAAGGGGGATTTAGGGGGATCGAACATGCGCGATCGACGTTATGACCAATACTGCAATAGATACTCGACTAGCGTAAGGCTAAATGCTGGAATGCTTTGCTCATCTGCGTTGGAGGGGTAGATCCCCCCTAGCCCCCCTTAAAAAAGGGGGAACCGGAAAAGATGTATTCAAAGTCCCCCTTTTTAAGGGGGATTTAGGGGGATCGGAGCATTGTTATGTAGAAATCGTCGCAGTTACAAAAGTTGACAAATCTCTAGGACTGGCTCGTGCTACAGTTCACAAGTCTCTGCGCGAGAGAAGATAACACCAACCCAATGCACCTACCCCCTCCTCGTCGGCGTGTAAGTGAAGAGCACTCACATAAGCAGGTAATTCTCCGACGGGAGAATGAAGAGGATTTTTCTTGAGTTCGCTGTAGGACATGTATGATGTTGAATCTGCATTCTGCCATCCAACTTTAGCGCAAAAGTTATCCCACTCTTTCCCCATGCTCCTTGGGCTACCGCATTCATGCCAGATTTTCTTCTGCATAGAAAATCCAAAATATCCCTTACTCGCATCCACCCAGAGTCGATCGATCATCAACAAATCTGCATAAGGAAACTTCTCTAAATCTTCTAATTCCAGATATCTAAGCTTAGTCTGACCTGCAACTTCCAGCATGACTCGTAGAGTTTCCCGATCGGCCTCTTCCCACTTCCCTGCCTTCAATAACTCACGCAACTTTTCATAGCTCACACCTTTTTCAGATTGCAGCGGAATTGTATCAATTGCGCTTACTGGCTCCGTGGCAGGCGTTGATGGCTCAGAAGGTTCCTGAACCTCCGGTGGTTTAGGTTTAGGCAACTCCTGAGACGACAACCGCTCGATCGTGCATTCCAAAATCTGCGCAGCATCCTCCTCAGTCAATGCTAATAAACTTCGATATTGCTCTAACCGTTTCTGTTCACGCTCTCCGAACGGATACCTATGTTGAACGGCTTTCTTTACTACTGCATAATATTTTGCTAACTTAGATCTATATTCTCGAATTGGCTCTAAAACTTCATCTTCAATTTGTAGAGCAGTTACTATGTCTAACTTCAACTTAATCTGATATTCATCTAGGATTGGCCGACTAAAAATTTCATCAATTTCGCCCTCATCCTCCTGAACAATTCTTTCAACCTGTTTTCGGTATTGCACCAGCGGATCCCCCAGCGCCACCTTCGCAATCCGTAACTGATACCCTTCCCCCTTCGCAAAAATCTTAGGACTCATAGACGGAGCCTCTTCCTGCACCTTCCGACTCACGTACTGATGCAAGTGATCGATCGTAATCTCATCGTTTTCTGCTGCCGCTGCTGCCCCCGTCCGCAACCCCTCCGTCAAATAATGGCCATAAACCGACAATTCCCCCCCATTCAATCGCTCAAAGGCATAATCCATTCCACTCGTCGAAGTCATCACCACCCGACCTTCCGCCCCGATCGCCGCCTCCACATCGATCGCGCCATCATCCATCGGCACCAAATCCCCAAACGCCCCACTAAAGCAACAATTCAAAATCACAACTTGTCGCTTAGCTCGACTCGCTCCCATCCAACTGCTGACACTCTGCGCCGCGATCGCCGTCGTCGTGATCAACTTCTCCCCCACCTTCTGGGTATTCTTCATCGCAAAATGCAACCGACGATCGGCATCCTTCACCCCATGCCCCGCCAGAAATAGCAGCACAAAATCATCCTTAGCATGGCTCAAATACCACGTTTCGATCGTTGTCGCCAAGGTACTAGAATCCACATCCAAATGCATTTGCACATCATCAAAGCCACCGATCTCTGGATTCTCCAACAACGCCTTCAACCCCTGCACATCATGGGGCGCAGACTTCAGCGGCTTAAATCCTTCTAGATACTGACCCGTCCCAATCAACAACGCCTTACGTGCCATGACCTTACAAATAACAATTTCGATGAAGTCTCTATCAGTGTGGATCAGTTCCCTTTCTATACAGTTCAGTCCCCCCCTTCTTCTTGTTCCCCCTTTATTAAGGGGGGTTAGGGGGGATCCGCCCACTTCGCAATCCACGCAATGATTCTGATTAACTTTCTATTTCGTTTGAATTAACTGCACCGTAAATGAATCCAGTTCTCTAATAGCCGCTATTTGTTGCTCTAGCTGTTCCTGCGTACGATATTCCAAATTAAATTCTCGATCGCCATTCTTATAACTCAGCTTCAACACCGTATTCGGGCGCAAATTCCATAACCACTTCATCACCGCCAAAAGATTCGTCGCATTCACCTCCGCCTTCAAAATCCCTAACAAAAACGCTGCTGCCCCAGACATCGCCCCTTCCGGCACATCCTCTTCCCGTGCCAGCCCAGCCTCCTCCGCCAAATCCTCCCGCAACTCTTCCGCCAGCCGCAGCGCATACGCTTCCATTTCTTCCGGTTCCAAATCCAAGCCAGCTTGATTCAAATCAATCAATACCTGCGCCATGCCAAAGCTCTCCAAGCCACTGCCTAACATTTTTGTCCGATTATACTCTCACCTCCCCACTAATCCGGGAGACTTACCCCCACCCTCCTCTCCCCCTCCTTGCACAAACCGGATTCTCCCTGGGCATCTTGTAAAGAACAGTAAAACACCTTCAAACTCCATGGGGAAATCACTACGCAAAGCAACCTGGCAATGGCGCGGCCTCCTACTCATCATCCCCGCCGTCACCGCAAGCGTACTCGGACTACGCCTCTCCGGCAGACTCCAACCCCTAGAACTCATGTTCTACGACCAATTCATGCGCCTCCGCCCCGCCGAAACCCCCGACCCCCGCATCCTCATCATCGGCATCACCGAAGCCGACCTCGCCCAAAAAGGCTGGCCCATCTCCGACTGCACCCTCGCCCGATCGCTCACCCAACTCAAAACCCTCCAACCCACCGCGATCGGCCTCGACCTCTACCGCAACCTCCGCCAAAACTCCAGCCTTAGTAAATACCGCGACCCCTGCAAAGGCCAAGGCTACCAACAACTCCAAAAACTCTTCGCCACCACCCCCAACCTCATCGGCATCGAAAAAGTCGGCAACGATCGCACCAGCGAACCCATCCCACCCCCCGAAACCCTCGCCAACCACAACCAAATCGCCGCCAACGACGTTCTCCTCGACCCCGACGGGCGCATCCGCCGTGGCCTCCTCTACCTCTACCCCGAAAACCGCGACGGCATCGAAGGACTCGCCACCCGCCTCGCCACCCACTACCTCACCAGCCAAAACCTCACCCCCGACCCCAACGCCGAAATCCTCACCTTCAACACCCTCCCCCCCACCGTCTTCCCACCCCTCGAAGCCGACGACGGCAGCTACCAAAACATCGACGCCCAAGGCTACCAAATCCTAATTAACTATCGCGGCAAAGCCCAAAACTTCGATCGCGCCTCCCTCACCGAACTGCTCAACGGCCAACTCACCCCCGATCGCGTCCAAGGCCGCATCGTCCTGATCGGAGCCGTCGCCTCCAGCCTCAACGATAGCTTCATGACCCCTTACGACAGCGGCTTTGCCGAATCCGCCGTCAAAACCCCCGGTGTCGAAATCCACGCCCACCTCACCAGCCAACTCCTCAGCACCGTCCTCGATCGGCGATCGGGCATCCACTTCTGGCCCGACTGGCTAGAAACCCTCTGGATCATTGCCTGGATCAGCCTCGGCGCAATCCTCACCTGGTACTGGCGCTACACCAAACCCCGCCAAGCCCCCGTCCGCATTTTCGTGCTCGTCGGCCTCGGTTGCAGCCTTATCCT
It encodes:
- a CDS encoding endonuclease domain-containing protein, giving the protein MRKNPTPAEKKLWQEFLRDSEFRFLRQLPIDHFIVDFYCAKLGLVIEVDGSGHFTEQGKAHDQERTQILEGYGLTVVRFTNEEVLNDFENVRQTITKILSKSPFCSSASRRVGGFRGIEHARLTL
- a CDS encoding GUN4 domain-containing protein, whose translation is MARKALLIGTGQYLEGFKPLKSAPHDVQGLKALLENPEIGGFDDVQMHLDVDSSTLATTIETWYLSHAKDDFVLLFLAGHGVKDADRRLHFAMKNTQKVGEKLITTTAIAAQSVSSWMGASRAKRQVVILNCCFSGAFGDLVPMDDGAIDVEAAIGAEGRVVMTSTSGMDYAFERLNGGELSVYGHYLTEGLRTGAAAAAENDEITIDHLHQYVSRKVQEEAPSMSPKIFAKGEGYQLRIAKVALGDPLVQYRKQVERIVQEDEGEIDEIFSRPILDEYQIKLKLDIVTALQIEDEVLEPIREYRSKLAKYYAVVKKAVQHRYPFGEREQKRLEQYRSLLALTEEDAAQILECTIERLSSQELPKPKPPEVQEPSEPSTPATEPVSAIDTIPLQSEKGVSYEKLRELLKAGKWEEADRETLRVMLEVAGQTKLRYLELEDLEKFPYADLLMIDRLWVDASKGYFGFSMQKKIWHECGSPRSMGKEWDNFCAKVGWQNADSTSYMSYSELKKNPLHSPVGELPAYVSALHLHADEEGVGALGWCYLLSRRDL
- a CDS encoding sugar ABC transporter permease, with product MAQVLIDLNQAGLDLEPEEMEAYALRLAEELREDLAEEAGLAREEDVPEGAMSGAAAFLLGILKAEVNATNLLAVMKWLWNLRPNTVLKLSYKNGDREFNLEYRTQEQLEQQIAAIRELDSFTVQLIQTK